One region of Bartonella alsatica genomic DNA includes:
- a CDS encoding (deoxy)nucleoside triphosphate pyrophosphohydrolase has product MSIKNSLLLVVACALLDQNNCVLLTERPKGKSLAGLWEFPGGKVEQGEIPEVSLIRELKEELGIHVQADNLLPLTFASHGYETFHLLMPLYLCYHYEGIAQGREGQNLKWVFIGDLEKYPMPDADKPLVRLLKNFLL; this is encoded by the coding sequence ATGAGTATAAAAAATTCACTTCTTCTTGTTGTTGCATGTGCATTATTAGATCAAAATAATTGTGTTTTGCTTACAGAACGTCCTAAAGGAAAATCACTAGCTGGTTTATGGGAGTTTCCTGGAGGAAAGGTTGAGCAAGGTGAAATACCAGAAGTATCATTGATTCGTGAATTAAAAGAAGAGCTCGGTATTCATGTTCAGGCAGATAATTTACTACCCTTAACATTTGCAAGTCATGGCTACGAAACATTTCATCTCTTAATGCCATTGTATCTTTGTTACCATTATGAAGGTATTGCTCAAGGACGAGAAGGGCAAAATTTAAAATGGGTTTTTATTGGTGATCTTGAAAAATATCCTATGCCTGATGCTGATAAGCCATTGGTTCGGCTATTGAAAAATTTTCTTCTTTAA
- a CDS encoding NlpC/P60 family protein, which produces MVSKDPRLYAFRDDLADKRLETEVTAQCFVQGEKKRVNIPVAGLFKENNKKSEMQTECLFGEELLVFEQGKTMSWVQSLKDGYVGYIDTTVLCTSTVKQTHIVSVPRTFQYFQADLHGPMEYPLSMGSKVSVVDEIEVRGTMYSILEEGKAIITNHLSPIGRVYEDYVTVAEMFIRTPYLWGGVSGFGIDCSGLLQLSMIMTDQMVLRDTDMQQKTIGNQLTDNDKLQRGDLIFWKGHVAIMVDDENIIHANGFSMDVTIEPLEKTIMRIAKKYQQYPIEKRRPILEV; this is translated from the coding sequence ATGGTCTCTAAAGATCCAAGATTATATGCATTTAGAGATGATCTAGCAGACAAACGTCTTGAAACAGAAGTTACAGCACAATGCTTTGTGCAAGGTGAAAAAAAACGTGTTAATATACCTGTTGCTGGACTCTTTAAAGAAAACAATAAAAAAAGTGAAATGCAAACAGAGTGCTTATTCGGAGAAGAGCTTCTCGTCTTTGAACAAGGAAAGACCATGTCTTGGGTACAATCCCTCAAAGATGGTTATGTTGGTTATATTGATACAACAGTTCTTTGTACATCAACCGTAAAGCAAACGCATATCGTTTCAGTACCACGTACTTTTCAGTATTTCCAAGCTGATTTACATGGGCCAATGGAATATCCCTTATCCATGGGAAGCAAAGTAAGTGTTGTTGATGAAATTGAAGTTCGTGGTACCATGTATTCTATACTTGAAGAGGGGAAAGCAATCATTACCAATCACCTCAGCCCCATTGGGCGCGTATATGAAGATTATGTTACAGTTGCCGAAATGTTTATTCGCACACCATACCTTTGGGGTGGTGTCAGTGGTTTTGGAATTGATTGCTCAGGGTTGCTTCAACTTTCCATGATAATGACCGATCAAATGGTTTTACGTGATACTGACATGCAGCAGAAAACTATAGGCAATCAACTTACAGATAATGATAAACTTCAACGAGGTGATTTGATTTTTTGGAAAGGTCATGTTGCTATTATGGTTGATGATGAAAATATAATTCATGCAAATGGCTTTTCGATGGATGTTACGATTGAGCCACTGGAGAAGACAATTATGCGCATCGCTAAAAAATATCAACAATATCCTATAGAAAAACGTCGCCCAATATTAGAAGTATAA
- the argJ gene encoding bifunctional glutamate N-acetyltransferase/amino-acid acetyltransferase ArgJ, with protein MTLKISPLSPQNIRELPPLSGVRIATAEAEIKYKGRTDLLFIIFDEPASVAGVFTRSKCPSAPVEHCRASLSHGVARGVVVNSGNANAFTGRKGRNTINEIICAAASALKVEENEIFIASTGVIGEPMDASSIVSLLPNMAATAKEGNWLEAAKAIMTTDTFPKLATRSFDCGGEIVTINGIAKGAGMIAPDMATMLSFVVSDAGISSDMLQLMLSEAVQGSFNSITVDSDTSTSDTLMMFTTGKKSFPSLTHKADPRYEVFSKNLSALLHELALQVVCDGEGVRHLIEVNVIGATTDNAAKTIALSIANSPLVKTAIAGEDANWGRVVMAVGKAGVEVDRDLLTIWFGEYRLAVNGERDPEYCEETIGAYMRGKHITIRVDIGLGIGKATVWSCDLTKEYVMINSDYRS; from the coding sequence GTGACTTTAAAAATATCTCCTTTGTCTCCGCAAAATATACGGGAGCTTCCGCCATTATCTGGTGTACGAATCGCAACGGCTGAAGCGGAAATTAAATATAAAGGTCGTACAGATCTTCTTTTCATCATATTTGATGAACCAGCGAGTGTGGCTGGTGTTTTTACACGCTCAAAATGCCCGTCTGCTCCTGTAGAACATTGCCGCGCATCGCTTTCTCATGGGGTTGCTAGAGGTGTTGTTGTTAATTCTGGAAATGCAAATGCTTTTACAGGTCGTAAAGGAAGGAACACAATAAATGAAATTATATGTGCAGCGGCGAGTGCTTTGAAGGTTGAAGAAAATGAAATTTTTATAGCTTCTACCGGTGTTATTGGTGAGCCAATGGATGCATCGAGTATTGTAAGCCTTTTACCAAATATGGCGGCAACAGCAAAAGAAGGGAATTGGTTGGAAGCTGCGAAAGCAATTATGACGACTGATACCTTTCCAAAACTTGCTACGCGCAGTTTTGATTGTGGGGGAGAGATCGTTACTATTAATGGGATTGCGAAAGGTGCTGGTATGATCGCACCAGATATGGCAACGATGCTCTCTTTCGTCGTAAGTGATGCAGGAATTTCTTCAGATATGCTTCAATTGATGTTATCAGAAGCTGTTCAGGGTTCTTTCAATTCGATTACTGTCGATAGCGATACTTCAACTTCAGATACACTCATGATGTTTACTACAGGAAAAAAAAGCTTTCCTAGCCTTACACATAAAGCTGATCCACGTTATGAGGTGTTCTCAAAGAACTTGAGTGCACTTTTGCATGAACTTGCATTACAAGTTGTTTGTGATGGAGAAGGCGTTCGTCATTTAATTGAAGTTAATGTAATTGGTGCTACAACAGACAATGCTGCGAAGACTATTGCTCTATCAATTGCAAATTCACCACTTGTAAAAACGGCTATTGCCGGTGAGGATGCTAACTGGGGGCGAGTGGTTATGGCAGTTGGCAAGGCTGGTGTTGAAGTAGACCGTGATCTATTGACAATTTGGTTTGGTGAATATCGTTTGGCTGTTAATGGTGAACGAGATCCTGAGTATTGCGAAGAAACAATAGGCGCTTATATGCGAGGTAAACATATCACAATTCGTGTTGATATCGGCTTAGGTATTGGGAAAGCGACAGTTTGGTCTTGTGATTTGACGAAGGAGTACGTTATGATTAATAGCGATTACAGAAGTTAG
- a CDS encoding peptidylprolyl isomerase: MKFNSITLFLTSALLTSTSLGVIAQENLNSTTNDLKTLEKASEKAVSPSHVMAIIEGKNITAGQLDELALEINPNLTRFSDEQRRIMVLKAYLDMQALAKAAIEKGIDKTEAYDKRMAVMRDNVLQQLYFKQTIIDQISDTDLEALYNKEVAALPKEDEVKARHIVVKTKKEAEVIIKRLNKGENFEEVAKKNSTDGSAAVGGDLGYFSHGQMVKPFEDAAFGLKVGEYTKNPVESPFGWHVIKVEDRRLKQPPAFDDVKEVLRTQLIKERYQKLIVDLRSKMNVKYPDPDVIKLMQSLNQNETSLPNETSDEEDTE; this comes from the coding sequence ATGAAATTCAATTCTATCACGCTATTTTTGACATCAGCCTTATTAACGAGCACAAGTTTAGGGGTGATAGCCCAAGAAAATTTGAATTCTACAACGAATGATTTAAAGACTTTGGAGAAAGCTTCTGAAAAGGCAGTTTCTCCCTCTCATGTTATGGCGATTATTGAAGGGAAGAATATTACAGCAGGGCAATTAGATGAGTTAGCGCTTGAAATAAATCCTAATTTAACACGTTTTTCTGATGAACAACGTCGTATAATGGTTTTAAAAGCCTACTTGGATATGCAGGCACTTGCTAAGGCAGCAATAGAGAAGGGTATTGATAAGACTGAAGCTTATGATAAACGTATGGCAGTTATGCGTGACAATGTTTTGCAGCAGCTTTATTTTAAACAAACAATTATTGACCAGATTTCAGATACTGATTTGGAGGCCCTTTACAATAAAGAAGTTGCCGCTTTACCCAAAGAAGATGAGGTTAAAGCGCGTCATATTGTAGTCAAAACGAAAAAAGAAGCAGAAGTTATCATTAAGCGTTTAAATAAAGGAGAGAATTTTGAAGAAGTTGCAAAAAAGAATTCAACAGATGGTTCTGCTGCTGTGGGGGGTGATCTTGGCTATTTTAGCCATGGTCAAATGGTCAAACCTTTCGAAGATGCTGCATTTGGCTTAAAAGTTGGCGAATACACCAAAAATCCTGTTGAAAGTCCTTTCGGTTGGCATGTTATTAAGGTAGAAGATCGTCGTTTGAAACAACCCCCTGCATTTGATGATGTTAAAGAAGTGTTGCGTACACAGCTGATAAAAGAGCGTTACCAAAAATTGATTGTTGATTTGCGTAGCAAAATGAATGTGAAATATCCAGATCCTGATGTTATAAAACTTATGCAATCTCTTAATCAAAATGAAACATCGCTTCCAAATGAAACATCAGATGAAGAGGATACAGAATAA